A region of the Curvibacter sp. AEP1-3 genome:
GGCTTTGCCGCCACCCGCGCCGAAGAGGTCGCCAAGCTGGCCGGTGTGTCCAAGGGCACCTTGTTTTTGTATTTCTCCAGCAAGGAAGAGCTGTTCAAAGCGGTGGTGCGCGAAAACATCTCGGGCCGCTTCTCCGAATGGAGCGCCGAGTTGGAAACCTTTGAAGGCAACAGCGCCGACCTCTTGCGCTACTGCATGACGGCCTGGTGGGAACGCGTGGGTTCCACCAAGGCGTCCGGCATATCCAAGCTGATGATGAGTGAAGCGGGCAATTTTCCAGAACTTGCTGCTTTTTACCAAGAGGAAGTCGTCAAACCCGGAAATGACCTGATCCGCCGCGTCTTGCAGCGGGGCGTGGACTCAGGAGAGTTCCGGCAGCTGAATGTGGAATACGGCGTTTACTTGTTGCTCGCCCCCATGATGTTTCTGGCCCTGTGGCGCCACTCCATCGGACCCTGCGTGGCGGGCAATGGGGAACTGGACCCCATTGCCTACTTGAACACCCATATCGACAACCTGCTGCTGGGGCTGACAGTCCGCACACCTGCCGCACCCAACGCCTCCTGACACTATGAAACCCTGGATCAAATGGACCACTGTGGCCGTCAGTCTGGCCGTCGTCGCCGGTGTAGGCATGCGGCTCGTCGCGAGCAACAAAGCCAAAAAAGAGGTGCTGGAAAGCCAACAGGCTGCACTCAAATTGCCGGTGAGCCTAGAGCTGGGTGCTGCAGATCTGGTGCGTGCAAACACCGTGGAACTCACCCGCACCCTGCCGGTTTCCGGCCCGATCAAAGCAGTCAGCTCAGCCTTTGTGAAAGCCCGTGTCGCCGGCGAATTGCAAGGGCTGACTGTGCGCGAAGGCGATATGGTCAAAGCCGGTCAAGTGCTGGCACGCGTGGACTCCACGGAATACCAAGCCCGCACCCGCCAGGCTCAACAGCAAGCCGAATCCGCCAAAGCGCAGGTGGATATTGCCCGCCGCAGCTTTGAGAACAACCGCAAGCTGGTGGACCAGGGCTTTATTTCCCAGACTGCACTGGAGTCCTCCAGCGCCAGCCTCGCAGCGGCCGAGGCCTCCTACCGCGCTGCGATGGCAGGTGTGGATGTGGCGGCCAAATCCCTGGAAGACACCGTGCTGCGCGCCCCCATTTCAGGCCAGGTCGCACAGCGCCTGACCCAGCCCGGCGAACGCGTGGCGATTGATGCGCGCGTGCTGGAAATCGTGGACCTGAGCCGCCTTGAGGTGGAAGCCAATCTGGCAGCGGCCGACTCACTGGGCGTTAAACCCGGACAAACTGCGCAACTGACGGTAGAGGGCTCTGCCCAGCGCCTGCAAGCCCGCGTGGCCCGCATCAACCCCAGCGCGGTGGCTGGCAGCCGCTCTGTGCTGTTGTATTTGAGCCTGGAAAAGCCTGAAGGCCTGCGCCAGGGCCTGTTCGCCCAAGGCGCACTGGCCGTGGGTGTCAGCCGCACATTGGCCTTGCCGGTGAGCGCCATACGTACCGACAAGCCACAACCCTATGTGCAGTGGGTGCAGGACAACAAAGTCGCCCACCAGACGGTGGAACTGGGCGAGCGCGGTGATGCAAATGGCGTGGCCATGGTCAGCGTCAAGGGCATACCCGAAGGTACTCCGGTGTTGGCGGGCGCAGTGGGCGCCCTGCGTGCGGGAACCGCTATCAAAAACGCAGCAGGTAGCAACTGATGTGGTTTACCCGCGTTAGCCTCCAGAACCCGGTATTTGCCACCATGGTCATGCTGGCCCTGGTGGTGTTGGGCCTGTTTTCGCTGCAACGTTTGCAGGTCGACCAGTTTCCGAATATCGACTTTCCGGTGGTGGTGGTCATCACCGACTATCCCGGCGCCTCGCCCGAAATTGTGGAGAGTGAAGTCTCCAAAA
Encoded here:
- a CDS encoding TetR/AcrR family transcriptional regulator, which translates into the protein MPTLPTLCDIASSARAKRERRKDARPGELLAAALELFVEKGFAATRAEEVAKLAGVSKGTLFLYFSSKEELFKAVVRENISGRFSEWSAELETFEGNSADLLRYCMTAWWERVGSTKASGISKLMMSEAGNFPELAAFYQEEVVKPGNDLIRRVLQRGVDSGEFRQLNVEYGVYLLLAPMMFLALWRHSIGPCVAGNGELDPIAYLNTHIDNLLLGLTVRTPAAPNAS
- a CDS encoding efflux RND transporter periplasmic adaptor subunit, with the translated sequence MKPWIKWTTVAVSLAVVAGVGMRLVASNKAKKEVLESQQAALKLPVSLELGAADLVRANTVELTRTLPVSGPIKAVSSAFVKARVAGELQGLTVREGDMVKAGQVLARVDSTEYQARTRQAQQQAESAKAQVDIARRSFENNRKLVDQGFISQTALESSSASLAAAEASYRAAMAGVDVAAKSLEDTVLRAPISGQVAQRLTQPGERVAIDARVLEIVDLSRLEVEANLAAADSLGVKPGQTAQLTVEGSAQRLQARVARINPSAVAGSRSVLLYLSLEKPEGLRQGLFAQGALAVGVSRTLALPVSAIRTDKPQPYVQWVQDNKVAHQTVELGERGDANGVAMVSVKGIPEGTPVLAGAVGALRAGTAIKNAAGSN